From the genome of Corallococcus macrosporus DSM 14697:
GGAAGCCGCCACGGACGGCATGTCACTGGAGCCATGTCATCCCAATGTCATGGAGTCGGTTGGGGCCGCGCGTCATTCACCCTGGGTGCGGCGGGCCCCGCCCCTTCCCCGGGCACGGCGCCAGGGTGGCGGTTACAGTCGGAGGTCCATGCGGCCCCATTTCCACGTGGCCGGCTTCCCGGTCCGGATCCACCCGCTCTTCTTCCTCGTCGCGCTGATGACGGGCTGGACGCTCATCTCCGAGCCCGCGCGGCTCGCGCTGTGGGTGGGCATCGTCTTCGTGTCGGTGCTGCTCCACGAGCTGGGGCACGCGCTGGCCTTCCGCCGCTACGGCTGCTCCGCGCGAATCGAGCTGCACGGGATGGGCGGCACCACGCAGACGCACGAGGCCGCGCACCTCACCCACCGGCAGTCGGCCTGGGTGAGCTTCGCCGGGCCGGGCATCGGCTTCCTCGCGGGGGGACTGGTCTGGGCCGCGTCACAGCTCGCCCCCATGGGCGCGCCCGGAGGGCTGGCGGACCAGGGCGTGCGGCAGTTCCTCTGGGTGAACGTCGGCTGGGGGCTCTTCAACCTGCTGCCCATGCAGCCCCTGGACGGCGGGCACCTGCTGGCGGACCTGGTGCGCGCGCGCAGCGGCTACCGCCATGAGCGGAAGCTGCTGTGGGTCGGCATCGTCACGGCGGTGGGGGTGCTGGGGCTGGCCATCGGGGCGAAGCAGGTCTGGCTCGGGATGCTCGCGCTGATGCTGGGGGTGATGAACGTCGAGCAGCTCCGCCGGACGCCGGAGGTCCACCCCGCCGAGCCGCGCTTCGTCTTCCAGCGCCGGAAGGCGTCCGCCCCGGGCGCCGTCTCCCTCCCCCAACGGATGGACGCGCCGAGGGGCAGCGCCGCCACCGTCCCCCTCGACGAGGAGGACGACCTGGAGGGCCCGCACGACCCGGCCCTGGTGGGCGAGCTGCTCCTGGACAGCGGGCTGCCGGAGCTGGCCGTGGGCTCGCTCCAGTCCGCCTTCACCCAGGCGCCCCTGCCGCGCACCGGCCACGCGCTGGTGCGGGCCCTGCTGAGTACCGGCCGGCTCCAGGAGCTGGCGTCGCTGCTGGACAGCTCCCACGCCCGGCAGCTCTCCGAGGACACCCTGGCCCTCATCTCCCAGCACGCCGGAGCGGCCCACGAGGCCGTCCTCACCGAGCGCCTCACCGCTCTGCGTCATGGCCGGGCTCCTGCCCCCAATGAGCCCCGCTGATTGCCGCGCCGCGCCAGAAGGTGCTCTCCGCCTGACGTCCCGGCAGGCGGACCATCAACTGCCTTGAGCGCCGGGCACGCATCCGGGTTATAGGGGCGTCCCCTCCAGCCAGAGGAAGGTCGCGCGTGTCTCGTCCCCGACTCATCAAAGAATCCTCAGAAGCGTCCGCGCCGCTCGAGCGGGAGCTGCTGGTCCGCATCCATGACCTCATGGTGAAGACGCGCGTCCTCGAGGAGCGTCTCATCCAGATGTACAAGCAGGGCCACGGATACTTCTGGATCGGCGGCCCCGGCGAGGAGGCGTTCAACGTCTCCCTGGGCCTGCTCATGAAGAAGGGCCAGGGCCCCGAGTTCGACTATCTGCATGCCCACTACCGCCAGTCCGGCACGCTGCTCGCGCTGGGCGAGGAGCCCATCGGTTCGCTGCGGCAGATGAAGAACACGGCCACGGACCCGTACTCCGGCGGCCGCAACTTCGCGGGCCACTACTCCGCCCGGAAGCTCAACGTGGCGCCGGTGTCCTCGCCCATCGAGGTGCAGTACGCCATCGCGCCGGGCACGGCCATGGTGCAGAAGCGCCACGGCGGTGACGGCATCACCATCGTCACCGGCGGTGACGCGGGCACGGCCGAGGGCGATTTCGCCTCGTGCCTGGTGTGGAGCAGCCGCCCCGCCAACCCGCTGCCCATCCTCATCATCGTCACCAACAACAAGTGGGGCATCTCCACGTCGGCGGAGGGCCAGCACGGCGAGCCGCGCGTCAGTGAGCGCGGCAAGGCCTTTGGCATCCGCAGCAAGACCATCAACGGCAACGACGCCGTGGAGGCCTACACCGAGCTGCGCGAGGCCATGGCCTATGTGCGCACGGAGCGCAAGCCCTTCCTCCTGGAGGCCAACGTGTCGCGCCTCTACGGCCACTCCTCCGCCTCCGGCGCCAACTACGTGGGCACCGAGGTGGACTGCCTCAAGGAGTTCGAGGCGAAGCTGGAGAAGGAAGGCATCCTGACGCGCGAGCAGATGGACACGCTGCGCAGCAACTACACCGAGGAGATGGCCGCCGCCGCCCGTCAGGTGCGCGACGAGCCACAGCCCGACCCCGAATCCATCTGGAAGCACATCTTCGCGGAGGACAAGTAACCCATGGCGAACATGGCACAGGCCATCCGCATGGCCCTGCACTACGCCGAGGAGCACCTGGGCGTCACCGACATCTTCGGCGAGGACGTGGGCGCCCCCCTGGGCGGCGTCTTCACCTGCACGCAGGGCCTGAAGACGACGTGGAACTCCCCCCTGGACGAGCGCGGCATCATCGGCGCGGCCATGGGCATCGCCATGGCCGGCGGCCGGCCGGTGGCGGAGATCCAGTTCTGCGACTACGTCTACAACACCATCGACCTGCTGAAGCTGGCGGGCAACACGAGCTGGTCCACCAACGGGGACTGGAACCTGCCCATGGTGGTGCGCACGCCGGTGGGCAGCGGCATCCGCGGGTCCATCTACCACTCGCACTCCTTCGACGCGACGATGACCCACATCGCCGGGTGGAAGGTGGTGATGCCCTCCACGCCGCTGGACGCGTACGGGCTGCTCATCACCGCGTGTCAGGACAAGAACCCCGTCATGTTCCTGGAGCCCAAGGCGCTGCTGCGCGTGAAGGGCGAGGAGCGGATTCCGGGCGAGCCGGATGACGACCGCGCGCTGTCGAAGCTCATCGACGCGCCGCTGGGGGACCGCTCCCAGTGGAAGCCGCAGTGGCCGGCGGGCCTGGAGGCGTACGCGGTGCCCTTCGGCAAGGGCAAGGTGGTCCGCGAGGGCACGCAGCTCACCGTGGTGAGCTACGGCCGCACGCTGCCCCTGTGCGCCAAGGCCGCGGAGACGCTGGCCGCGGACGGCATCAGCGCGGAGGTCATCGACCTGCGCTCGCTGTGGCCCTACGACTGGGAGCTCATCAAGGCCTCCGTCCAGAAGACGGGCCGCGTCCTCTTCGTCAACGAGGACACCGAGGTGACGAACTTCGGCGAGCACCTGGTGCGCCGCACGGTGGAGGAGCTGTTCTATTCGCTGCTGGCGCCGCCTCGCCTGCTCGCCGGCAAGTTCCTGCCCGGCATCGGCCTGGCGGACGCGCTGGAGATGGCGTCGGTGCCCCAGTTGGGTGACATCACCACCGCCATCCGCTCGCTGGCGGCGGAGCAGCCGTAAGCAAGGCACCCACAATGCCCTGCCCGTGAGTCCCTTGTCTCACGGGAGAAGCGCCCCGGGCCGCCGTTCCTCTTTGGAGGGATGGCGGCCCATTCGTTAGACTCCGGAGGCTTTGTCACAGCCAATCGTCCGGACAGTCACTCCCGTCGCTGGCGCTGATGCGCCGGCCTTTCGTATCCGCCGCGCCCGCCGGGGTGACGCCGAAGCCATGGCGTCACTCCTGAAAGAGCTGGGCTATCCCCAGGGGACGGACCAGCAGACGGTGCATTGGGTCGTCAGCCACCCGGAGATTGAAATCTTCGTGGCCGTGGACCCGCAGGACAAGCCCGTGGGCATGGTGTCCTTCTCCCACCGGCCCCAGCTCCGGCTGCGCGGACGCGCGGCCACCATCGACGAGCTGGTGGTGACGGAGGCCTGGCGCCGCCGCGGCGTGGGCCGCGCGCTCATCCGGCAGATTCTGGAGCGCTGCAAGGTGCTGAGCGCGAAGCAGCTCCAGCTCGTGTCGCCCATGGCGACCACGCCGGAGACGCGCAACTTCTATACGGCGTGTGGCTTCTCCGAAATCGACTCGGGCGTGTTCCGCCACGTGGAGACGGAGTCCCCGCGCTAGCAGCGCCCGCGCCGGGGCTCCACCGCCCTGGCGCGGCTACCGCTTGAAGCTGTCCACCACGCGCTGGAGCCGGGCCCGGTCCTCGTCGCTCATGTCCGTGAAGCGCACGCCAATGGCCTCGGCCTCGTCGCGCACCCAGGCGATGACGCCGGTGAGGTGGAACTCCTCGCCTTCAATGACCATGGACAGCCGGACGTGGGAGCCCACGTCGTAGGACTTCCGCGTCAGCAGGCACAGGCCGCCCGCGGAGATGTTGAGGGAGTACGCGCGCAGCGCTCGCGCCGCGTCCTGCGTCTGGTTGAAGCGGACCTCGAACCGCGCCGCCACGCGCTCATCCGCCCGCCGGTTCGCGTAGGCGGCTGCATCCCCGCTCTCCATGTCATCCGCCGGCTTGGTTGTCATACGCACCCGATAACCCCCACGTTCGACGCTGCTGGCGAACCACGCATCTTCCCACACCCACAGTCTCACAGGGTGACGCGCCGGGCCAACCGCAGGGCACCGAGCGTCCGCCAAGTGTCCGCTGCTTTCCACGCCCGATTCAAGGGGCCCCCTCTATCGTATTCGAGTGCCTATGTCCTCGGGGACTTGCCCGGGAGCGCCTTGGAATGCGTGTGGACCGTCTCTGTGTATTGACAGGAACCCTGGCCCTGGCCCTGTGGGCCGCGGGCTGTAGTGGCGGCGGTGGGTCAGGGCCCACCGGGACGGGGGACGCGGGCGCCGACGGCGGCGGCACGCCCGTCACCGACGGCGGCGGCCCCGACGCGGGCGGCGGCGGCCGGGAGTTCGCCTGCAACGTGGCGCGGCAGGAGGGCTGCGCCGAGGGCCAGGGCTGCTACTTCGCGGACCTGGAGGACGGCGGCACGGGCAGCCGCTGCTTCCAGGCGGAGTGCGACGTGGTGGCGCAGGACTGCGGCCAGGGCCTGCGCTGCACCTACGCCACGGAGAACGGGGTGACGCGGCGGCGCTGCGTGGCGCCGGGCACCGCGGACGAAGGCGCGCCGTGCACGCTGGCGCCTACGGATGGCGGCGTGGCCCACGACACCTGCAGGCAAGGCTTGTTCTGCCGCGAGGCACCCGAGGGGGAAGGCGGTGGCTTCACCTGCCAGCGGCTGTGCCATGCCACGACCCAATGTGGGAACCCGAGCGAGTGCAACACCGTGCTCCGCCTGGAAGGGACCGACGAGCTGCCGCTGGTCTGCGGCCCGCCCTCCACGGCGTGCGACCCCTTCGGTCAGGACTGCGAGGCCCCCCTCGGTTGCTATCCGTCCACCTCCGGCCCCGTCTGCGCGGGCAGCGGGAATCGGACCGAAGGGCAGTCCTGTGACTTCAGCAATCAATGCGCGCCGGGGAGCGCGTGCGTGAATGCGGGAGGTGGCCTCACCTGCCGCTCGCTGTGTCGGCCCGGTGGCACGCCCGCCTGCCCCACGGGCAGTTGCCGCGCGCTGGACGGCAACCCGGGCGTGGGGGCTTGCGTCCCCTAGCCAGCGCGCAAGGCGCGACGGAGGGCGGCCAGGCAACCGGGGCTTCGGAGCGGGTGGGTTCCCAGACAACCGGCTGGCAGGGCACGGTGCGGTGTGCATCCTGCAAAGCCGGGAGGGATGGGAATGGGAATGAAGCCGGGTTGGCGGAGGGTGGTCGTGTGCGCGAGCAGCGCGTTGCTGGCCTGTGCGGGCGGCGGCGCGGATTCAACCGGCTGGGACTTGCCGCCGGACGAGGACCGCACCACCACGCTGGACCAGCGCGCGCCAGAGTCGCCGCTCGAGGTCGCCCCCGTGCTGGTGTTGAACGACGGGCGGCAGGTGCAGGCCGCGCCGCCCTCGGCGCCCGTCGCGACGTCGTTCCAACCGGGCTTCCATCAAGCGCTCCGCGCGTCTCACAGCGTCGGCGGCACGACGACGTTCCGCCTGCGCGTGCCGGTGGCGCGTGAGGGCGGGCGCCTCCGCGTGACGTTCCGCTCGGGCGAC
Proteins encoded in this window:
- a CDS encoding M50 family metallopeptidase — encoded protein: MRPHFHVAGFPVRIHPLFFLVALMTGWTLISEPARLALWVGIVFVSVLLHELGHALAFRRYGCSARIELHGMGGTTQTHEAAHLTHRQSAWVSFAGPGIGFLAGGLVWAASQLAPMGAPGGLADQGVRQFLWVNVGWGLFNLLPMQPLDGGHLLADLVRARSGYRHERKLLWVGIVTAVGVLGLAIGAKQVWLGMLALMLGVMNVEQLRRTPEVHPAEPRFVFQRRKASAPGAVSLPQRMDAPRGSAATVPLDEEDDLEGPHDPALVGELLLDSGLPELAVGSLQSAFTQAPLPRTGHALVRALLSTGRLQELASLLDSSHARQLSEDTLALISQHAGAAHEAVLTERLTALRHGRAPAPNEPR
- a CDS encoding thiamine pyrophosphate-dependent dehydrogenase E1 component subunit alpha, encoding MSRPRLIKESSEASAPLERELLVRIHDLMVKTRVLEERLIQMYKQGHGYFWIGGPGEEAFNVSLGLLMKKGQGPEFDYLHAHYRQSGTLLALGEEPIGSLRQMKNTATDPYSGGRNFAGHYSARKLNVAPVSSPIEVQYAIAPGTAMVQKRHGGDGITIVTGGDAGTAEGDFASCLVWSSRPANPLPILIIVTNNKWGISTSAEGQHGEPRVSERGKAFGIRSKTINGNDAVEAYTELREAMAYVRTERKPFLLEANVSRLYGHSSASGANYVGTEVDCLKEFEAKLEKEGILTREQMDTLRSNYTEEMAAAARQVRDEPQPDPESIWKHIFAEDK
- a CDS encoding alpha-ketoacid dehydrogenase subunit beta, yielding MANMAQAIRMALHYAEEHLGVTDIFGEDVGAPLGGVFTCTQGLKTTWNSPLDERGIIGAAMGIAMAGGRPVAEIQFCDYVYNTIDLLKLAGNTSWSTNGDWNLPMVVRTPVGSGIRGSIYHSHSFDATMTHIAGWKVVMPSTPLDAYGLLITACQDKNPVMFLEPKALLRVKGEERIPGEPDDDRALSKLIDAPLGDRSQWKPQWPAGLEAYAVPFGKGKVVREGTQLTVVSYGRTLPLCAKAAETLAADGISAEVIDLRSLWPYDWELIKASVQKTGRVLFVNEDTEVTNFGEHLVRRTVEELFYSLLAPPRLLAGKFLPGIGLADALEMASVPQLGDITTAIRSLAAEQP
- a CDS encoding GNAT family N-acetyltransferase; this encodes MASLLKELGYPQGTDQQTVHWVVSHPEIEIFVAVDPQDKPVGMVSFSHRPQLRLRGRAATIDELVVTEAWRRRGVGRALIRQILERCKVLSAKQLQLVSPMATTPETRNFYTACGFSEIDSGVFRHVETESPR
- a CDS encoding TIGR02266 family protein, coding for MTTKPADDMESGDAAAYANRRADERVAARFEVRFNQTQDAARALRAYSLNISAGGLCLLTRKSYDVGSHVRLSMVIEGEEFHLTGVIAWVRDEAEAIGVRFTDMSDEDRARLQRVVDSFKR